The Deinococcus ruber region GGGCAGATTCGCGTGATCGGCGGCTATTACGAGATCGGTTCGGGCGCGGTGGATTTCCTGATCGATGACGAAGACCTGTTGCCATAGACCCGGCACGAAGCGGCGTCATGTCACAAGTCGGTCAGGCCGCTTTGCTACACTTGTGCCATGACGATGGTTCGCAATACCCGCCAGCGTCAGGCCGTGATACAGGCCCTGCGCGAAACTCAGAGTCACCCGGACGCCGCCTGGATTCATGGGCAGGTTCGTAGTGTGCTGCCCAGCATCAGCCTGGGAACCGTGTACCGCACGCTCGACGCTCTGGTACGCGACGGCGTGGTCATGACCATCGAACGCGCTGGACAGGCCACCCGCTTCGACTACAAGCACGGCGGGCACGTCCACTATCACGTGGTCTGCCGCCAGTGCGGAGCCATCCACGACGTCAGTGCCGAGGCGGTGACGCTGCCCTCTGCGGGCCTGCCAGCAGGTTTCGTGGTGCAGGATGTGCGGCTGGAATACCACGGCCTGTGCGCCGATTGCGCTCAGCCTGAAGAACAGCTCTGAGCGCCTGACCGCACTCCTCACCTCATTTCCCCCGGCCCTGACAGTCAAGGTCGGGGGTTGTGCTGTCTGGGCCACCGAACCACAATAGGCAGTTCATTTCAGCCGCGAGGTTTCTACCCTGCTTCACAGTGGATCGCGGAATCAAACTGTACTGTACGGTTTGAAAGAGGCCGCCGCGTGATCCTGTTCTGTGGCGCGGCTTCGAGGAGGAACCGTTGACCGACGATCTTCAGCCTCACGCCTTTATTCCCGGCGGTATCTCATGACCTCGCCGGATTCGCCCCGCGCCCGTGCCAAACGGCAGCAGATCGTGGACGCGGCCCGTCAGCTCTTTCTGAAGCAGGGATACGCCCGCAGTACCACCGACGCGATTACCCAGGCAGCGGGCGTCAGCAAACAGACGCTGTATGTCTATTTTCCGGGCAAGATGGAACTGCTGGCTGCCGTCCTCGCTGCCGAGCTGGACGGTCTGGAAGAACAACCGGGCAACCACGCGCCGCCGCAGAACGCTGAAGAACTGCGGGCCGCGCTGCTGCATTTTGCGCTCAGCGTGACTGCCCGGCTGCTGTGCCCTGACGCCATCGCGCTGCTGCGGCTGCTGGTGGGCGAGGCGGCTCAGTTGCCGGAACTGCGCGGAGTGCTGCGCCGGGCATTGCCTGCCGTGCTGCTGGAACGGGTCGAAGCCCTGCTGAAGACGTGTGCGGCTCAGTCGTTCATTGCCGTGCCCGACCCGGATCTCAGCGCCCGGATGTTCGTGGGGCCGGTCATGAGCTTTGTCGCTCTCGACGGCCTGTTCGGGGAGGTGCTGCCTGCTCTGCCCTTAGAAGCCACTCTGACGGCGCTCGTTGATCTGTTTCTGCTCACCGTTTCGGTGGAAAGGACAACCCATGATTCAGCCCGACCGTCTGTCCGACCCTGAAGTTCTGATTTCCGGTGCTGGCCCCACCGGTCTGATGCTGGCGCTGTGGCTGACGAAACTGGGCGTGCGCGTCCGAATCGTCGAACTGAGAAGCGGCCCGGTGCAGGAAACCCGCGCCATCGCCGTTCAGGCACGCACGCTGGAGTTTTACGATCAGCTGGGTCTGAGCGCCGACGCCCTGAAACGGGGCCGCCCTTTTTCCGGATTCAACCTGTTTGTCGCTTCACAGCGGCGCGGCGCGGTCAGCCTGCACGGCGTGGGCGACGACCACACGCCGTATCCGTACCTGTACACCCTGACGCAGGATCAGAACGAGGCGCTGCTGGTGGAGCATCTGGCGGCGCTGGGTGTGGCAGTAGAGTGGCAGACCCGGCTGACCGGCTGCACCCAGGACGGGCAGGGCATCACAGCCACGCTGGAGCGTGCCGAACAGACAGCAGAACGCAGGACAGAGACGGTGCACGCGCAGTACATCGCCGCCTGTGACGGAGCAGGCAGTACGGTGCGGCATGCGCTGAAGATTCCGCTCAGTGGCGGCACCTACGATGAGCGCTTCTACGTGGCCGATGTAGATCTGGAGGGCAAGGTGCCAACTGGCGAAGTCAGCGTGGTGCTCGACACGTCGCAGTTTCTGGCCTTCTTTCCGATGGTCGAAGCGGGACGGATGCGGGTGGTCGGCAGCGTTCCGGCAGCGCTGGGTGAAGAGGTGGCCTTCGAAGCGGTGCGCCCCGAGATCGAAGCGGGCGGCCTTGCCCACATCACGAACCTGCACTGGTTCTCGACGTACCGCGTTCATCACCGTGTTGCAGATCATTTTCAGCAGGGCCGCGCCTTCATTCTGGGCGACGCCGGGCACGTGCATACACCGGTTGGTGGGCAGGGGATGAATACCGGGCTGGGCGACGCCACCAATCTGGCGTGGAAGCTGGCACAGGCGCTGCGGGGTGCTCCAGCGACGCTCGCCACCTACGAGGCCGAGCGTCGGCCGT contains the following coding sequences:
- a CDS encoding Fur family transcriptional regulator, which encodes MTMVRNTRQRQAVIQALRETQSHPDAAWIHGQVRSVLPSISLGTVYRTLDALVRDGVVMTIERAGQATRFDYKHGGHVHYHVVCRQCGAIHDVSAEAVTLPSAGLPAGFVVQDVRLEYHGLCADCAQPEEQL
- a CDS encoding TetR/AcrR family transcriptional regulator, which gives rise to MTSPDSPRARAKRQQIVDAARQLFLKQGYARSTTDAITQAAGVSKQTLYVYFPGKMELLAAVLAAELDGLEEQPGNHAPPQNAEELRAALLHFALSVTARLLCPDAIALLRLLVGEAAQLPELRGVLRRALPAVLLERVEALLKTCAAQSFIAVPDPDLSARMFVGPVMSFVALDGLFGEVLPALPLEATLTALVDLFLLTVSVERTTHDSARPSVRP
- a CDS encoding FAD-dependent monooxygenase; this encodes MIQPDRLSDPEVLISGAGPTGLMLALWLTKLGVRVRIVELRSGPVQETRAIAVQARTLEFYDQLGLSADALKRGRPFSGFNLFVASQRRGAVSLHGVGDDHTPYPYLYTLTQDQNEALLVEHLAALGVAVEWQTRLTGCTQDGQGITATLERAEQTAERRTETVHAQYIAACDGAGSTVRHALKIPLSGGTYDERFYVADVDLEGKVPTGEVSVVLDTSQFLAFFPMVEAGRMRVVGSVPAALGEEVAFEAVRPEIEAGGLAHITNLHWFSTYRVHHRVADHFQQGRAFILGDAGHVHTPVGGQGMNTGLGDATNLAWKLAQALRGAPATLATYEAERRPFALSLVHTTDRVFTAVVSSAPLALWLRLHLIPRIVPILTRLSVVRRLLFLTVSQTRLHYPHSPLSVGRAGKLRGGMRLPWVRSAAGSNFDALKTLRWQVHVYGVPSPALLSWCGRQGVALHVFAFGAVARRAGLLEDAAYLVRPDGYIGLAAPQFEQASFDAYAQRWLPA